From Leptolyngbya iicbica LK, a single genomic window includes:
- the purT gene encoding formate-dependent phosphoribosylglycinamide formyltransferase: MAQEAGTTWGTPTLAGAKRLLLLGSGELGREVALEAMRLGWEVIAADAYAHAPAMQMAHRFHVIDMLDGDRVRQLIEQEKPDLIVPEVEAIATDTLVALEAEGWTVVPTAKATRLTMNREGIRRLAAEELQLRTSPYQFAGTLAEYRAAVEAIGLPCVVKPIMSSSGKGQSLVRSPEDIDAAWDYAYSAGRGKVQRVIVEGFIEFETEITLLTVRAQDGTFFCPPIGHRQEDGDYRESWQPCGLHPDTVAECQRVAGQITDALGGWGLFGVELFIAGSPDQPQMVYFSEVSPRPHDTGMVTMVSQNMSEFELHVRAITGLPIGQIELLQPGASAVILAPGSSNQPRYAGVAEALSVPTSKVRLFGKPRCHLNRRMGVALALGDSVEEAKERAIACASKVQVLL; encoded by the coding sequence GTGGCACAAGAAGCGGGTACAACTTGGGGAACGCCTACCTTGGCAGGGGCAAAACGCTTGCTACTGCTGGGGTCTGGGGAGTTAGGGCGCGAGGTCGCCCTCGAAGCGATGCGCCTGGGCTGGGAAGTCATCGCGGCAGACGCCTATGCCCATGCGCCAGCGATGCAGATGGCCCATCGTTTTCATGTCATCGATATGCTGGATGGCGATCGCGTGCGCCAATTGATCGAACAAGAAAAACCCGATTTGATCGTGCCAGAGGTGGAGGCGATCGCCACCGACACGCTAGTCGCGCTGGAAGCGGAAGGCTGGACCGTCGTCCCCACCGCCAAAGCCACGCGACTCACCATGAACCGCGAGGGCATTCGTCGCCTCGCCGCCGAGGAACTCCAACTGCGCACCTCCCCCTATCAATTTGCGGGCACGCTGGCGGAGTATCGCGCCGCCGTCGAGGCCATTGGGTTGCCCTGCGTGGTGAAGCCCATCATGAGTTCATCCGGTAAAGGCCAAAGCTTAGTGCGATCGCCCGAAGACATTGACGCCGCTTGGGACTACGCCTACAGCGCTGGACGCGGCAAAGTCCAGCGCGTCATCGTCGAAGGCTTCATCGAATTTGAAACCGAAATTACCCTGCTCACGGTGCGCGCCCAAGACGGCACCTTCTTTTGTCCCCCCATTGGGCACCGCCAAGAAGACGGCGACTATCGCGAATCTTGGCAGCCCTGCGGCCTACATCCCGACACCGTGGCCGAATGTCAGCGGGTCGCTGGCCAAATCACCGACGCCCTTGGCGGGTGGGGCCTCTTTGGCGTGGAACTGTTCATTGCCGGGTCGCCCGATCAGCCTCAAATGGTGTATTTCAGCGAAGTCAGTCCGCGCCCCCACGACACGGGTATGGTGACGATGGTCAGCCAAAACATGTCGGAGTTTGAGCTCCATGTCCGCGCCATTACCGGCTTGCCCATCGGCCAGATTGAACTATTGCAACCAGGTGCGTCGGCGGTGATTCTCGCTCCCGGCTCGAGCAATCAGCCTCGCTATGCCGGGGTGGCTGAAGCCCTCAGCGTGCCCACCAGCAAAGTCCGCCTCTTTGGTAAACCTCGCTGTCACCTCAACCGCCGCATGGGCGTGGCGCTCGCTCTGGGCGATTCCGTCGAGGAGGCCAAGGAAAGAGCGATCGCCTGCGCCAGCAAAGTGCAAGTTTTGCTTTAG
- the pilM gene encoding type IV pilus assembly protein PilM, translated as MNIIQSLFSSKRQSVGIELTPERVNLARVRKQGQKLKLETRTSVELPEGAFQEGQIIDSPAVAEAIQTGLADSRIKVKYATTAIPGRAITRVIPVPSELDEDELREMVLNQEASLYLPFPREEADVDYQKLGFFVDEDGIEKVQVLLVAVRKEVTDSYVETFQQAGINLAVLETSSFALIRTIRDQLRQFTPQEAAAIVDIGFESTEISIVVDGIPHFSRSVPIGTFQIQGALSRAMNLPPSRNTDLLKGMTVPTTPMDTVGSPQPISGGASNPGTAAMLRILGELSDELRRSIDFYLNQAEDMEVAQLLLAGSGAAIGQLDEFFAQRLSLPASQVDPVAALSLELAEEIEEEERPGLATVIGLGLREV; from the coding sequence GTGAATATCATTCAGTCCCTATTTTCATCTAAGCGTCAGAGTGTAGGCATTGAGCTTACGCCTGAGCGAGTCAATCTTGCCCGGGTACGCAAACAGGGGCAAAAGCTCAAACTTGAGACGAGAACCTCGGTGGAATTGCCAGAAGGTGCATTTCAAGAAGGGCAAATTATTGACTCTCCGGCAGTCGCCGAGGCCATTCAGACAGGGCTGGCCGATAGCCGTATTAAGGTGAAATACGCCACAACTGCGATTCCAGGGCGAGCGATTACCCGCGTTATTCCGGTGCCTTCGGAGTTGGATGAAGACGAACTGCGGGAAATGGTGCTGAACCAAGAAGCCAGTTTGTATTTGCCTTTTCCGCGGGAAGAAGCGGATGTTGACTATCAAAAGCTTGGCTTTTTTGTCGATGAAGATGGGATTGAAAAAGTCCAAGTTCTGTTAGTGGCGGTGCGTAAAGAAGTTACGGACAGTTATGTCGAGACTTTTCAGCAGGCCGGAATTAATCTGGCAGTCTTGGAAACTTCAAGTTTTGCGCTGATTCGCACCATCCGGGATCAGTTGCGACAGTTCACTCCTCAAGAGGCTGCCGCTATTGTTGATATCGGGTTTGAAAGCACTGAAATTTCCATTGTCGTGGATGGGATTCCACATTTCTCTCGGTCGGTGCCGATTGGGACTTTTCAGATTCAAGGAGCGCTGAGTCGAGCGATGAATTTGCCGCCCTCGCGCAATACTGATTTGCTCAAAGGGATGACGGTGCCGACAACGCCGATGGATACTGTGGGGTCGCCCCAGCCGATTTCTGGCGGTGCTTCGAATCCAGGGACTGCGGCCATGCTGCGGATTTTGGGAGAGCTATCGGATGAGCTGCGGCGCTCGATTGATTTTTATCTCAATCAAGCGGAAGACATGGAAGTTGCGCAGTTATTGCTAGCGGGGTCGGGAGCGGCGATCGGGCAGTTGGATGAGTTTTTTGCTCAGCGCCTGAGTTTGCCCGCTAGCCAGGTTGATCCGGTGGCGGCGTTGTCCTTAGAGCTGGCAGAAGAGATTGAAGAAGAGGAGCGACCTGGTTTGGCGACGGTGATTGGTCTTGGGCTCAGAGAGGTTTAA
- a CDS encoding PilN domain-containing protein: MYGLDINFLKDREIRPVEASARTAQAAAPAGSRTPLLIGLLVAVAALGLVGGYWLLLQQRISRLEAREAELDQQIATIQSQLQQIETVQQQIALVEAENQAFVNVFNQIRPWSAFLKELRDRTPARIQIVSVSQTAGTTLPGPPTAEGATEESGTPPPVTGGVEIAGVACSFNDVNDFLLTLQRSPLLNASSVTIDESTRQDELLDPQVQGVCPNSPPNRPEILVDFTLSGNFTDVPSEDLLDVLDRQGAVGLATRIRALRDSGVIETP, from the coding sequence ATGTACGGCTTAGATATTAATTTTCTAAAGGATCGCGAGATTCGGCCGGTTGAGGCCTCTGCTCGTACCGCCCAAGCGGCTGCTCCAGCCGGGAGTCGGACTCCGCTACTCATTGGTTTGTTGGTGGCGGTGGCCGCTTTGGGCCTGGTCGGGGGATATTGGCTCTTGTTGCAGCAGCGGATTAGTCGTTTAGAGGCGCGGGAAGCGGAACTCGATCAGCAAATTGCGACGATTCAAAGTCAGCTGCAGCAAATTGAGACCGTGCAGCAGCAGATTGCGCTGGTAGAGGCGGAGAATCAGGCGTTCGTGAATGTGTTTAACCAGATTCGCCCCTGGTCGGCCTTTTTGAAGGAGTTGCGCGATCGCACCCCGGCCCGCATTCAAATTGTCTCGGTCTCGCAAACGGCAGGCACCACCCTACCCGGTCCTCCGACGGCTGAGGGAGCAACTGAGGAATCCGGTACGCCGCCGCCCGTCACTGGGGGCGTTGAAATTGCGGGAGTGGCCTGTTCTTTTAACGATGTCAATGACTTTTTGTTGACCTTGCAGCGATCGCCCTTGCTCAATGCCAGCAGCGTCACTATCGACGAATCGACCCGGCAAGATGAGCTGTTAGATCCCCAAGTTCAAGGGGTGTGTCCCAATTCGCCGCCCAATCGACCCGAGATTTTGGTGGACTTTACTCTGTCAGGCAACTTTACCGACGTGCCCTCAGAAGACTTGCTCGACGTTTTAGACCGTCAAGGGGCAGTGGGCTTGGCGACTCGTATCCGTGCCCTTCGTGATTCAGGAGTAATCGAAACACCATGA
- a CDS encoding AMIN domain-containing protein, with protein sequence MKRLLGYGSCLASTTLLAVVAHPVMAASTVITGVEIVPTDGGAQIVLATAEGDTPQVFAVNQGNTLRADIVRTQLQLPEGDRFVQQNPAPGIAEIAIVPLDDNSVRLMVSGNGSVPTSVVGTSANGGVIIDVATNGSGSAPQASTPVPSNIETVPSDEPVLIPVEQPDTVAQAETAEPTEEATPAPPQPDVLVPNPQVVIDGVPVDAPAVQTAPPFLPSAVAPPVGDIAVSETVPSFGSVDLGTTERVPRLVLRDAPSREVLNLLARAAGLNLVFIDAGGGEGEGASAGSGEGPPITLDIENESVQDVFNSVLRVTGLQANRVGRTIYVGTSLPNSARNIVMRTLRLNQIDAPQASNFLVGLGAERAVSREREVQTVSAIDVEQGLSETEVETTTEEVVETSRADFQDSIPIFRGLQVIAEERTNSITLVGSPELVQLATAQLVRLDLRRRQVAINLKVIDVDLNAIDAFGTSFSFSAGDADLIQAGGVGVINFGAGSRSPATPSALPNSPPIGPQSPLGNGLFSIVDDFIFQLQATVSEGNAKILTDPTLIVQEGQTASVELTQDVPTDVETTIETTDSGTNTSVNVTFEPAGLILQVDVDRIDDNGFVTLSVAPSITSPTDTFTINSAGFSNTVFLLNNRQLQSGSVRVRDGQTLVLSGIIQETERSSVSKIPILGDIPILGSLFRSTVNDNQRQELIVLLTPEILDDTDQSAFGYSYTPSDEVQEIIERSRQR encoded by the coding sequence GTGAAACGATTATTAGGATATGGCAGTTGTTTAGCTAGCACCACTTTGTTGGCGGTTGTCGCCCACCCAGTGATGGCGGCTTCGACGGTGATTACCGGCGTTGAAATTGTGCCGACTGATGGCGGTGCTCAAATTGTGTTGGCCACGGCAGAGGGGGATACGCCCCAGGTATTTGCCGTCAACCAGGGCAATACTTTGCGAGCCGACATTGTGCGGACTCAATTGCAGTTGCCTGAGGGCGATCGCTTTGTGCAACAAAATCCGGCCCCTGGCATCGCAGAAATTGCGATCGTGCCTCTGGATGACAACAGTGTGCGCCTGATGGTCAGCGGCAACGGCAGCGTTCCCACCAGCGTCGTGGGTACCTCCGCCAACGGCGGCGTCATTATCGATGTCGCGACTAATGGCAGCGGTTCGGCTCCCCAAGCTAGCACTCCGGTGCCCAGCAATATCGAAACCGTTCCCAGCGACGAGCCCGTCCTCATCCCGGTAGAGCAGCCAGATACCGTCGCCCAGGCTGAAACCGCCGAACCCACTGAAGAAGCAACCCCAGCGCCCCCTCAACCGGATGTGCTGGTACCCAACCCGCAAGTGGTGATCGATGGTGTCCCTGTCGATGCCCCTGCTGTGCAGACCGCGCCGCCCTTCTTACCGTCTGCCGTGGCACCGCCCGTCGGTGATATTGCTGTCTCCGAAACCGTCCCGAGCTTTGGGTCGGTCGATCTGGGCACTACCGAACGAGTACCCCGTCTGGTGCTCCGCGATGCCCCCTCGCGCGAAGTCTTGAACTTACTCGCCCGAGCCGCTGGCTTGAACCTCGTTTTTATTGACGCTGGCGGCGGTGAAGGTGAAGGCGCCAGCGCTGGTAGTGGTGAAGGTCCTCCAATTACCTTAGACATTGAAAATGAATCGGTGCAAGACGTATTTAACAGCGTTTTGCGAGTGACTGGTTTGCAGGCTAACCGCGTTGGTCGCACCATCTATGTGGGGACGAGTCTGCCTAACTCTGCGCGTAACATTGTGATGCGCACCTTACGGCTCAACCAAATCGATGCTCCCCAAGCCAGCAACTTTTTAGTCGGTCTTGGAGCTGAGCGAGCTGTTAGCCGTGAGCGCGAAGTCCAAACGGTTTCGGCTATCGATGTTGAACAGGGTTTGTCAGAGACTGAAGTTGAAACCACTACTGAAGAGGTGGTTGAGACGAGCCGGGCAGACTTTCAGGACAGCATCCCTATTTTCCGAGGGCTGCAAGTGATTGCCGAAGAAAGAACCAATTCTATTACGCTGGTAGGCAGTCCTGAATTAGTACAGCTAGCCACCGCACAACTTGTGCGGCTAGACCTTCGCCGCCGTCAAGTTGCTATCAATCTCAAAGTCATTGACGTTGACCTTAATGCCATTGATGCGTTTGGTACTAGTTTCTCGTTCTCTGCCGGAGACGCTGATCTCATCCAAGCTGGTGGAGTTGGAGTAATTAACTTTGGCGCAGGCTCAAGATCTCCAGCAACGCCTTCAGCATTACCCAATAGCCCGCCTATTGGCCCTCAAAGTCCGCTAGGAAATGGTCTATTCTCAATCGTCGATGATTTTATATTTCAGCTTCAGGCCACGGTGTCAGAAGGTAATGCCAAGATCCTGACTGATCCAACCTTGATTGTCCAAGAAGGGCAAACGGCTAGTGTAGAACTGACACAAGATGTTCCGACTGACGTGGAAACGACGATTGAAACGACTGATAGCGGCACTAATACATCAGTCAATGTGACCTTTGAACCGGCAGGGTTGATTTTGCAGGTTGATGTCGATCGCATCGATGATAATGGTTTCGTAACCCTATCAGTTGCACCAAGCATCACCTCGCCGACAGATACTTTCACGATTAACTCAGCAGGTTTTAGTAATACCGTGTTCTTGCTGAATAATCGCCAGCTGCAGTCTGGCTCTGTGCGGGTAAGAGATGGTCAAACCCTCGTTCTTTCCGGCATTATTCAAGAAACTGAGCGCAGCAGCGTGAGTAAGATTCCCATTTTGGGTGACATTCCCATTTTGGGTTCTTTGTTCCGTAGTACGGTGAACGACAACCAGCGACAGGAATTGATTGTGCTGTTGACGCCGGAAATTTTGGATGACACTGACCAGTCGGCGTTTGGCTATAGCTATACGCCGAGTGATGAGGTGCAAGAGATTATTGAGCGATCGCGGCAACGCTAA
- a CDS encoding HU family DNA-binding protein produces the protein MNKGELVDKIAEKSEVTKKEADKVLTAAVDVIMEAVSSGEKVTLVGFGSFERRDRKEREGRNPKTGETMVIPATKVPAFSAGKQFKEMVAE, from the coding sequence ATGAATAAAGGTGAATTGGTTGACAAGATTGCTGAGAAGTCTGAGGTGACCAAAAAGGAAGCCGATAAGGTTCTCACGGCAGCAGTTGATGTCATCATGGAAGCGGTATCGAGCGGCGAAAAAGTTACCCTCGTGGGCTTTGGTTCGTTTGAGCGGCGCGATCGCAAAGAGCGAGAAGGCCGTAACCCCAAGACGGGTGAAACCATGGTGATTCCGGCTACTAAGGTGCCTGCTTTTTCCGCTGGTAAGCAGTTCAAAGAAATGGTGGCTGAATAA
- the cobD gene encoding threonine-phosphate decarboxylase CobD, translating into MADSLFNNRPHHGGNLAWAAQVAGCSPFALLDFSASISPLGPPPSAIAAIQDGLLQLAQYPDPQYAKLRQQLAQHHHLAPDWVLPGNGAAELLTWAGRDLAALEATYLLTPAFGDYGRSLRAFAAHQQAIPLPLTAVASGKIDWLTVVTQGLMHDPARCGLLLNTPHNPTGLLMPLSVLETLLSLFRLVVVDEAFMDFVIPSEQQSLIPQIARWPNLIIVRSLTKFYSLPGLRLGYAIAQPQHLKRWQQWRDPWSVNALAAAAVTVLQDHDFQQRTWQWLGEARPALFQELAAIPGVHPLPGRANYLLVRCDRSVTALQQTLLQRDRILIRDCLSFPELGDRYFRVAVRLPEENERLVDALRRVMT; encoded by the coding sequence TTGGCAGATAGTCTGTTTAATAATCGACCGCATCACGGGGGGAACTTAGCTTGGGCTGCGCAAGTGGCTGGCTGTTCCCCCTTTGCTTTGCTCGATTTTTCCGCCAGTATTAGCCCGCTGGGGCCGCCACCATCGGCGATCGCCGCCATCCAAGATGGCTTGCTGCAGTTGGCGCAGTATCCCGACCCGCAATACGCAAAACTCCGTCAGCAGCTCGCCCAGCATCATCATCTTGCTCCGGATTGGGTCCTCCCCGGCAATGGGGCCGCCGAATTGCTGACCTGGGCCGGACGTGATCTCGCCGCCCTAGAAGCAACTTATTTATTGACGCCCGCCTTTGGGGATTATGGGCGATCGCTCCGCGCTTTTGCCGCCCATCAGCAAGCGATTCCATTACCGTTGACTGCCGTAGCTAGCGGCAAAATTGATTGGTTAACGGTGGTGACTCAAGGCTTAATGCATGATCCAGCCCGGTGTGGTCTCTTACTCAACACCCCCCATAACCCGACGGGCCTCTTAATGCCGCTATCCGTGTTGGAAACCTTGCTCAGTCTGTTTCGACTAGTGGTAGTGGATGAAGCCTTTATGGATTTTGTGATTCCGAGTGAGCAGCAAAGCTTGATTCCCCAGATTGCTCGCTGGCCCAACCTGATAATTGTGAGATCGCTCACTAAGTTTTACAGCTTGCCAGGTTTACGCTTGGGATATGCGATCGCTCAGCCCCAGCACCTGAAACGATGGCAGCAGTGGCGCGATCCTTGGTCGGTGAATGCCCTGGCAGCAGCGGCGGTCACCGTATTGCAAGATCACGACTTTCAACAGCGCACTTGGCAATGGCTCGGCGAGGCCCGTCCGGCCTTATTCCAGGAGTTAGCGGCCATTCCGGGGGTGCATCCGCTGCCTGGGCGGGCCAATTATTTGCTCGTGCGGTGCGATCGCTCCGTCACTGCTCTCCAGCAAACACTGTTGCAGCGCGATCGGATTTTGATCCGTGATTGTTTGAGCTTTCCTGAATTGGGCGATCGCTACTTTCGAGTGGCAGTGCGGCTTCCTGAAGAGAATGAACGGTTGGTTGACGCATTACGCCGTGTCATGACCTGA
- a CDS encoding sensor histidine kinase produces METQADMMQQTILVVDDTPTNIQVLFDLLDASGYRVAIAKSGEIALQRLENSLPDLILLDVMMPGIDGFETCRRLKAAVATQDIPVIFMTALSDTVDKVKGLQLGAVDYITKPIQHEEVLARINVHLQLRQLNQTLEAQVETRTAELRQALETVKQTQIQLVQSEKMSSLGQLVAGIAHEINNPINFIYGNLKPAEEYMRDLLGLIECIQTEVPELPEAVQKYVEDVDLEFLQADLPRLINSMKLGADRIRQIVLSLRNFSRLDEADFKAVDIHEGIDSTLLILQHRLKSTDTLPAVKIIKDYGDLPLVECYASQLNQVFMNLLSNALDALEEHSERQRAAGQAFIPKIQIKTQDLGDGQVAIHIVDNGGGMSEEVRSKIFNDFFTTKEIGKGTGLGLPICRQLVVEKHQGQLHCESHLGSETEFIITIPIKQLAIETAADESLLTIA; encoded by the coding sequence ATGGAAACCCAAGCTGACATGATGCAACAAACCATACTTGTGGTGGATGATACTCCCACCAATATTCAGGTGCTGTTCGATCTGCTGGATGCCTCTGGCTATCGGGTCGCGATCGCCAAAAGCGGCGAAATCGCCCTGCAACGACTCGAAAACAGCTTGCCAGACTTAATTTTGCTCGACGTGATGATGCCCGGCATCGATGGCTTTGAAACCTGTCGCCGCCTCAAAGCCGCAGTAGCCACTCAAGACATTCCGGTCATCTTTATGACGGCACTTTCGGACACCGTCGATAAAGTCAAAGGGCTCCAACTCGGAGCGGTAGATTACATTACCAAACCGATTCAACATGAAGAGGTATTGGCTCGCATCAACGTGCATTTGCAACTGCGCCAGCTTAACCAAACCCTCGAAGCCCAAGTCGAGACGCGCACCGCCGAACTCAGGCAAGCCCTCGAAACCGTCAAACAAACCCAAATTCAGCTGGTGCAGAGCGAAAAAATGTCTTCGTTGGGCCAACTCGTCGCAGGCATTGCCCATGAAATCAACAACCCCATCAACTTTATCTATGGCAATTTAAAGCCAGCTGAAGAATACATGCGCGACCTGCTGGGCCTAATTGAGTGCATTCAAACCGAAGTACCAGAACTGCCGGAGGCTGTGCAAAAGTACGTTGAAGACGTCGATCTGGAATTTTTGCAAGCCGACTTACCCCGACTCATCAACTCGATGAAGTTGGGAGCCGATCGCATTCGCCAAATCGTCCTCTCATTACGCAACTTCTCGCGGTTGGATGAGGCCGACTTCAAAGCAGTCGATATTCACGAAGGGATCGACAGCACCCTGCTCATTTTGCAGCATCGGTTGAAATCGACGGACACTTTACCCGCCGTCAAAATTATCAAGGACTATGGCGATTTGCCTTTGGTGGAGTGCTATGCGAGCCAGCTCAACCAAGTCTTTATGAATTTGCTGAGCAATGCGCTAGACGCTCTGGAAGAACATAGCGAAAGACAACGGGCAGCGGGGCAAGCATTCATCCCCAAAATTCAGATCAAAACGCAAGATTTGGGCGATGGCCAGGTCGCAATTCACATCGTCGACAATGGCGGAGGCATGTCAGAGGAGGTCCGCAGCAAAATTTTCAATGACTTTTTCACCACTAAAGAAATAGGGAAGGGCACCGGATTGGGACTACCAATTTGTCGACAGCTCGTGGTCGAAAAACACCAGGGCCAGTTGCACTGTGAGTCTCATCTAGGTAGCGAGACGGAATTTATCATTACTATTCCGATCAAACAACTGGCAATAGAAACGGCGGCAGACGAGTCATTGCTCACGATCGCCTAG